The Acidiferrobacteraceae bacterium genome includes a region encoding these proteins:
- the trmD gene encoding tRNA (guanosine(37)-N1)-methyltransferase TrmD, with translation MNFVVLTIFPEMFDTFWAHGIIRRAIENKKIFVSAVNIRDYTEDRHQVTDDRPYGGGSGMVMKPEPLARAIRAASNAQPGARTVLLTPQGEVFNQKVAHELASLSTLVLVCGRYEGVDERICHDLIDYEISIGDYVLTGGELAGMIIVDAVTRLIPGALGGENAAENDSFANGLLEHAHYTRPRTFEDKEVPEILLSGHHREIEKWRLKSSLIRTFLKRPDLLQEKTLNSEEIEILENWHRDIEEIL, from the coding sequence ATGAATTTTGTTGTACTGACAATTTTCCCGGAAATGTTTGACACGTTCTGGGCTCATGGGATTATCCGCAGGGCGATCGAAAATAAAAAGATTTTTGTTTCGGCCGTAAACATTCGAGATTACACCGAAGATCGGCACCAGGTGACGGATGACCGGCCCTACGGCGGCGGCAGCGGGATGGTGATGAAACCTGAGCCCCTGGCGAGGGCGATTCGGGCGGCCTCCAACGCGCAACCGGGGGCCAGAACGGTATTGCTGACACCCCAGGGAGAGGTATTCAACCAGAAAGTGGCCCATGAACTGGCGTCTCTAAGTACGCTTGTTCTGGTCTGCGGTCGCTACGAGGGTGTTGATGAACGAATCTGTCACGATCTTATTGATTATGAAATTTCCATCGGTGACTATGTCCTTACCGGTGGTGAACTGGCCGGAATGATCATAGTAGACGCCGTCACACGTTTGATTCCCGGCGCCCTTGGCGGCGAGAATGCGGCTGAAAATGACTCGTTTGCAAACGGTTTACTGGAACACGCTCACTACACAAGACCCAGAACGTTCGAAGACAAGGAGGTTCCGGAGATACTGCTCTCCGGCCATCACCGGGAAATTGAAAAATGGCGCCTCAAATCTTCTTTGATTCGTACCTTTTTAAAAAGACCTGATCTGTTACAGGAAAAAACCCTGAATAGTGAAGAAATCGAAATATTGGAAAACTGGCATCGTGACATTGAGGAGATCTTAAT